A stretch of DNA from Pirellulales bacterium:
ACAGAACCTTGTGATCCCCGAGCCTGGTTCGATGGTTTTGGCGGGATTGGGGGTGATCGGGTTCTTGGTGCTCGGCCGACGGCGCAGTGCGACGAAGGCCCCCGTGACGAATTACCGATAATCCTTGAGGAGATCGAACGACGTGGCGGTCGCTAGCGTTAACAACGGTCGCTCGAACGACGATTACGATGTGATCGTCGTCGGCGCCGGCCTGGCCGGGTTGTGCGCCGCGCGAGAACTGGTGAAACGCGGTCTACGCTGTGTCGTCCTCGAAGCGCGCGACCGCGTCGGTGGCCGAACACTTAGCCAACAACTCGGTCGCGATACAATCGACCTCGGCGGCCAGTGGATCGGGCCCAAGCAGCATCGGCTGGCGGCGCTCGCGGCCGAGTTGGGCGTCGAGCGCTTTCCGCAATACGACACCGGCACCAAGCTTCTTTCCTGGGCCGGCAAGCTACAGCGTTACGACGGCGACCTGCCGCGACTTTCGATCCTGGCGCAGCTCGAGCTGTTATGGGCCAGCAAGCGCCTCGAGAAATTCGGGCGCGAGATTCCGGCCGAACGCCCGTGGGATGCACCGCACGCCCGCGATTGGGACAGCATCACCCTGGAAACCTGGAAGCGGCGCAACATGCGTTCCGGCGGGGCACGGCTGTTTCTCGATATTGTCACGCGCGCGGTGTTCACGTCGGAGCCGCGCGATTTGTCGTTCTTGTATTTCCTGAACTATCTGCGCTCCGGCCAAGGGTTGGAAAGCCTGATCTCGATTCGCGGCGGCGCGCAGCAAGAACGCTTTGTCGGCGGGGCGCAGCAAATCTCGCAGAAGCTGGCCAAGGGCCTTGGCCAGCACGTGGTTCTGAGCGCGCCGGTCCGAGCGATCGAACAGAATGCCGGTGGCGTGGTGGTGCGCAGCGACGTCGGAAGCTTTACCGCGCAGCGGGTCATCGTGGCGGTGCCGCCGCTCTTGGCCGGGCGGATTCACTACGAGTCGCCGCTGCCGGCTGCGCGCGACCAGATCGCGGCCCGCATGCCGATGGGCTCGGTCATTAAGTACATCGCGACCTATGATCGTGCCTTCTGGCGCGAAGCGGGACTCTCGGGCGAGGCCTTTAGCGATACGGGCCCCACGGTCACCACGTTCGACGACTCGTCGCACGACGGCGCGCAGCCGGCACTCGTTACCTTCAGCGATGGCGAAGTGGCGCGCGTGTGGGGTGAGCGATCGCCCGACGAGCGGCGCACGGCGGTACTCGCCGAGCTAGCTCGTTTTTTTGGCCCGCAGGCGCTCCAGCCGTCCGGCTTCGCCGAGAAGAATTGGAACGACGATCCCTGGAGCCGCGGCTGCTACGTGGGCGTGACGGCGCCGGGAGCACTGACGAGCTTCGGCTATGCGCTGCGGCAGCCGTGCGGGCGGATTCACTGGTCAGGAACCGAAACCGCCGACGAGTGGCTGGGCTATCTCGACGGAGCGATTCAATCCGGCGAACGCGCTGCGGCGGAAGTTGCGCCGCTCGTGGCTTCTGGTCTGGCGTCGGCAGCCAGACGCTAGCGCGTCGGTGCATCTCGAGACGCGTTTGCGGTTAGGCAGCAGCGCGGCAACTCGCCATTTGTCCGTCCAGGCGCACGGCGCGGAGTAGCGGGCCGCGGTCACGGTAGAACTTCAGTTCGTTGGCGTCGGCGAACCACACCGCGCGAATATCGCCGCACCGGAAGGCGCGTCCGCAGTAGTGCCCTTCGCGCACCAGCACGCTCTTGGTGATCTGGGACTCATCGGTAATCGACTCGCCCAGCTCTCCCATGATCCGCACGACGAGGTGGTGGATCGGATCGAATGGAATGACGCCGTTCATCCGCAGTGGGCTCCTCAGGCAGAATCGCTCAGACCGCAAGACTTGCATCGGCGCACAAGCCGCCCCCTGGTTCGCGCAAGCTTGGCGTGCCAATCCTTTTCCCCATTTTCCCGATCTTGCCTACATGGATGGCGGGCGGGGACCTCGACGGGGCCTTGCTCGGCGGCATGTCGTCGGAAATCACGAGCGCTTACGGCCGGTCGGCTGAAAGTTGACATGTGTACACTAATCGGTAAAATCGCTTTTGAGGTTCAGGTCCGTTAGGAGGAAAGACATGGCTAGCGTCGATCGACGGTCTGAAGAATGCGATTACGTCGCCCGCGTCGACGGGATCGATCGCCTGCACCGACTTGGCGATGTGCTGCCTGAGGTGCTGGCCCAGTATGGCTTGTCCGTATCCACGGCGGGTCAGCGCGCTGCCGGCATCGTCATTGCCGAGAGTCCTGTGTACTGGGAATTAGAGGTCGCCTGTTGAGCGGTGGCTGCGCGGACGATGGTGGCTGCCGGATGATGACGTCACAGGTTAGTTATCGTAGCGCAGTAGGTCCGTTGCCGGTGGTAACGCGCGAGCGATCGCGACAGCGGTGCGGCCATGTATAGCGCAACAAAGCCGGCACTGGTAGCGATGCGCTGTCGGGATTTACCTAATCGGTAATGACTCCCAGACTTCGGACGAATGGCTCAATTCGCAGGCCGCACGATTCCGATTCCTCAATGTAAGCTCGCAATTCCCCCTGGAGCCAAGGAAGGACCCAGCTATGAGCCGTTTCATCCGCGTTCAGGATTTGACCCCCGCCGAAATCGAAGCTGCCATCAACGCCGCGGACTTCGACTTGGGTGTCGACGAAATGTTGGCCGTGCGCGAGTTCGTCGACGAGATCGGCGGCATTGCTAACGCCCGGCTCGCCATCGAGATGCTCACCAAGCTGGAAGACGCCGCCTAACAAACGCTGTGCGCTAAGGCACCGCGCATCCGATCAACCGATTTGCAGCTCCGGCCGGCGACGCCGCAAGCGAAACCGCCCGAACCATCCAAGACCGCTGCCGGTGAGTCCGATCCACTCCAACTTAGGCAGCGACTCGACGAGCGTGAGCACGGCGGTTCCGACGCGCGTGCCGCGCAGATCGATTTTTCTCAGGTTCGCAAAGGCCGCGAGCTTGAGCACGCCCTGGTTCGTGATTTTCGATCGCGACAGGTCCAGCCAGTGCAGCGTTTCCAGCATCGACCGCTGCGTCAGCAGGTAGTCGATGTCGGCGTCGTTGACTGTTGGTCCCGAAAGACGGATGCCAGCAATCGTATCCAGCACCTGGGCAAAGTCTTCGCCCACCTCGCGCTTCAGCCATTCGATGTGTTCGAGGGTGACCCGGGCGCCGTGCTCTTCGAGCTCGGCCACCACCTGCTGTTGCTGGATATAGCGCTCGATGCTGTCGGCCAGCCAGCGGCTGCGTCCGGAATGAAACTTGCTGTATTCCAGCGCGCGCTCGAAGTCGGTTTGTAGCGCGACGAAGTCCTCTTGATTACCCCCGGCGTCAGGGTGGGCATGCTTGACTTTGGCCAGGTACGCCTCTTTGACGTCCTGCTCCGAGCAAGGCAGCATGATCCCCAAGCGGATCAGAAAATCGGGCCGGTAGTCGCTGGCGACTTCCACGCCATGGCTCGAATCGCGGTGATGCATATGACTATTGTGAAGGCGTGGAGGGCGACGGTCAAACCGAGATCGGCATAATTGTTCCAGAGTGAGGCCCGAAAAGGCGGTGTATTCGCGCTAACAGTTCAATGACCAGCCCTCGGAACCGCATCCGTCTTGCTCGTTCGCCTCACGGCACCTGGACAGTCTGCTCTTGTATGCCAAGAGGCATATAATAGTGCGACACTGCCGCTGCGGGCGATTCACCCTACTTATGAGGAGTCGAAGCCATGAGCGAAACCACGCGTCCGCCTACGGTTTCTGCCGCCGATTGGGATGAACGATACCGCTCGGGCGAACTCCCGTGGGACACGCAGCGCCCCTCGCCCGAATTAATGCGCGTATTGGACGAGGGCTTCGTGGCGCCGGGGCGCGCTCTTGAGCTAGGATGCGGAACCGGTACGAACGCGATTTACCTGGCCGAACGCCGATTCCAGGTAACCGCGCTTGACTTGTCCGCCATTGCCATCGATCGGGCTCGTCAGCGCGCACAGGCTGCGGCCGTGCGCGTCGACTTTTTCGTAGACGACGTTGCCGCGGCGCCCATGGTTCCTCCCTTCGATTTCGTTTTTGACCGCGGTTGTTACCATTGCGTGCGCCGCGTGAATCTCGCCGGCTATATGGCCAGCGTCGAACGGCTGACACGGCCGGGCACGAAGTATCTGCTCCTGGCCGGCAATGCCAATGAGGACGGCGAAGGGCCGCCGCGCGTCCACGACCATGAAATTCGTGCCGAGCTTGGCATGCTCTTCGACATTCAATGGATTCGATCGTTCCGGTTCGAGGATCCCGAAGGCGCCGAACGGTATCTGGGCTGGAGCGTGGGGATGGTCCGCCGCGAAGCATAGGCGAGTTGTCGCGCTCGGACTCACGCAGGCGCCGCCGTTTCGCCGGCCAGCATGCGATGGATCGTGGCATCCACCGTACGAATGCTCAATCGCAGCCGACGGTTCAAGGCCCAGCGCGAGGCCAGTAACAAGGCTCCGTAGCTGGCGAAGAAGGGCCAGGTCGGCAAGAGCGGTGGATCGTGCGCGATCCAATGCGTGAATTGCGCCGACGGGCTGACCGCCGTCAGCTCAGGCCATTGCAAATTCACTCCGGCTAGATGGGGCCCGACAACGATCGTCAGGATCGTTAGCACGAAAAACATCGCCATCGCCGGTCCGAGTGACACGAGCCATTGGTAGAACACTCCCAGGCTCACCATCAGGAGGCACATGGCCGCGAGCTTGTCGGCTTGCGAGCTAACCAGCGTGGCAAGGCTTTCTGTAAGACCTAAACGCTGAGCGCCGGGCAGGATCACGAGAAACATAGCCGCGGCCAGTCCGAGCGCGCAGAACGCCGCGAGCGCAGCGACGTTTTCCGATCGCTCGCCCAATAGTAGATCGCGCGGAAGTGACTGCCTCCCCCGAAACCGCCAGACCCAGCTTCTGAGACATTCGCGGCCCGGCGTAATGGCCAGCATCATGAGCAGGGAGGCCGACACGTGAATCAAGCAGAAAACTGCCACGGTCGAGTCGAGCGTGTGCAGCATCGCGCGAGGATCACCGACGACACCCGCCGCCGCTACGTCGATCACCGCGAGAATTGCGTACGTCAGTGGTTTGCTGAGCGCCACATTCACCGGGCTGATCATCCGCCGAGCCAAGGAATGCAGCACAATGGCGCCGATCGCGATTTGCGTAATCGGCGTCAGGTACAGATACGGAATCTGATAGTCGAACAGGGGCAACCCATCGGCCGTCGGCGCGCCGCGCGCCAATCCCGCGATCCCGAATATCGGCGTCAACGCGCCCAGCGGGATTTGCGTGAGCGGATTGGTGGTTAAGAACGGGGCCGCGATCGTGATCTGCAGTCCGTAGATCGTGAACATGCCGATCGCGGCGTTGCGGATCATCCGGCCGGCTTGCTTCGTTTTGTCGGCCGAAGTGTCGTAGTTGTGAATCAATCCGATCGAGCCCATCAGGAAGGCGGTCGTGGCGAGCTGCACGATCAGAGGGACGAGAACGCCTGTCGTGACGGCTCCCATGCCCCAGCACCAGACGAGCAGAGGCAATCCGGCCAAGACCATCAGGTAAGCCTGGGCAGGTTCGCCGACGAGCTTGCCCAGCAGAATATCGCGCGGCGGCACGGCAGCGATGCGTTGAAAATCAAGCGTGCGATTGGTCACTTCAGCGTTCATCGAGTGATGCGTCGCCATCATCGCCCCCAGGCCCATTAACACCGTTTCGATCGAGAACAGGGCGACACAATAGATGCTGATCCAGGAATAATTCTGCTGATCGGCCAGGAAGTGGTGCAGAATTCCGCCCAAGGCCACCAGCCCCATGAAGTACGTGGCGGCAAGGAACGTGGGAGCGCCGCCGCGAAAACGAACGCGAAACGCGCTTACGACCAATGGGTCGTTCCAATAATCACAGCGCATGGGAGCTATACCTCAACTCGTCTTGTGCCGAGAGATACGCATGTAGATGTCTTCCAGATCGTCGCGTTCGATCCGAAAGGAGACGATAGGAATTCCTTGCTCGACAACCCGCCGGTGCAGCCCGGGCAATTCATCGCGCGTTGCGCCCCACCCACAGATCACCTGCCCGTCCGCTGCTTCGATTCCCTCGACGGCCGGCTCGTTTTCGAGCAGCGTCGCCAGTCGTACGGCCTGTCCGTCGGCGACTTCGATCACCAGGCGCATCCGCGACTCGAGCTGTCGCAGTATGTCGTCGACCCGGCCGCTGGCCAGCAACTGGCCTTGTTCGAAGATGCCGATCGACGTGCAGAAATCGGCCATCTCGGTCAGGATGTGACTCGAGATCAGCACCGTGCGCCCCATCTCGTGCAGCTTCTTGAGGATCTCGCGAAACTCGATGCGACCGGCGGGATCGAGGCCCGAGGCCGGCTCGTCCAACAGCAGCACCTGCGGCTGGTGCAAAAGCGTCTTTGCGAAACAGAGGCGCTGCCGCATGCCGCGCGACAAGGCCTTGATCTTGTCGTCGCGCCGCACCTCCAGGCTTACCAGTTCCAGCACGTCGGCGATGAGTTGTTTGCGCCGCGCGCGCTCGATGCGGTAGCAGCCCGCGAAATGATCGAGATACTCCCACACGAGCATGTCGTCGTACAGGCTGAAGAAGTCCGACATGTAGCCGATCAGCGGATGCACATCGAGCGGTCGCTCGAGCACGTCGATGCCGGCGATCGTTACCTGGCCATACGTCGGCTCGAGCAGCGTCGCCAGGATGCGAATCAGAGTCGTCTTGCCGGCACCGTTGGGGCCGATCAGCCCGTACACTTCGCCCGCGGGGATCGACAAGTTCAGGTTGGCAATGGCCACCTTGTTGTCGTACTGCTTGCGCAGATGACGGACTTCGATCATGAGTGGTCGCCCGCGGGAGTGCGTCTCGGATCGCCAGCTTTGACTGTAAGGGGCCGGCGGTCGCGGTGCAAAGCCGGAATGGCGTGAGACTTTCGACGCATGGTTCGCCGGCTTATCATGTGAAAACGAAGAATCAGCAGGGCGAGGATTCCATTTCGAGCGAGGATTTCATGAGCGCGTCGGCCCGCGTGATCGTCGTTGGTTTGCTTGCCGCTCTGGCGCTGGTAGCGGGTCGCGCAGGACGAGCGCCACACCACACCCATCCGCGCGCGGCGCGCCCTCACGATGGGAAATCGGCCGTCGCCCTGCCGGCGACGAGTGTCCTGCCGCAACTTGAGCTGGACGAGCTGCTAAAACCTGTTCCCCCGAAGGAGCCGGCCGAGGCGCTCAAGTCATTCGAGACTCTCCCGGGATTCCACATGGAGCTGGCCGCGCACGAGCCCGCGGTGGTCGACCCCGTGGCCGCGGCGTTCGACGAGCAAGGGCGCCTGTTCGTGGCCGAGATGCGCGACTATCCGTTCCGGCCCAAGGAAGGTGACAAGCCCACGGGCAAAGTGCGCTTGCTCACAGACACTGATGGCGACGGCGTGTACGACAAGAGCACGGTGTACGCCGATGAATTGCTATGGCCCACGGGCGTGGCCTGCTCGAACGGAGGCGTGTACGTCGCCGCGGCGCCGAATGTCTATTACTTCAAGGATACCGACGGCGACGGTGTGGCCGACGAGCGGCGCATCGTGTTTTCCGGCTTCGGCACGCAAAACGAACAAGGCTCGGTGAACTGCCTCACCTGGGCGCTCGACGGAAAGATTTACGCCAGCACGTCCAAAAACGGCGGCCAGATTCGCTCGGGCGGGGACGCGGAGTCCGATCCGGTGGGCATTAGTGGACGCGATTTCTGCTTCGATCCGCGCAACGAGAAGCTCGAACTGGTCAGCGGTGGCGGACAATTCGGCAATGCCTTCGACGATTGGGGCAATCGCTTTTTGTGCGATCAGGCCAATCCGTCGATGGAAGTGATGCTCCCCTATCGTTACCTGGCCCGCAATCCCTTGTTGGCTGTGCCCGATGCCGTAAATGACCTGACACCGGGCGCGGTGCGTATTTTCCGCATTAGTCCCTTGGAAGGATGGCGCATT
This window harbors:
- a CDS encoding flavin monoamine oxidase family protein yields the protein MAVASVNNGRSNDDYDVIVVGAGLAGLCAARELVKRGLRCVVLEARDRVGGRTLSQQLGRDTIDLGGQWIGPKQHRLAALAAELGVERFPQYDTGTKLLSWAGKLQRYDGDLPRLSILAQLELLWASKRLEKFGREIPAERPWDAPHARDWDSITLETWKRRNMRSGGARLFLDIVTRAVFTSEPRDLSFLYFLNYLRSGQGLESLISIRGGAQQERFVGGAQQISQKLAKGLGQHVVLSAPVRAIEQNAGGVVVRSDVGSFTAQRVIVAVPPLLAGRIHYESPLPAARDQIAARMPMGSVIKYIATYDRAFWREAGLSGEAFSDTGPTVTTFDDSSHDGAQPALVTFSDGEVARVWGERSPDERRTAVLAELARFFGPQALQPSGFAEKNWNDDPWSRGCYVGVTAPGALTSFGYALRQPCGRIHWSGTETADEWLGYLDGAIQSGERAAAEVAPLVASGLASAARR
- a CDS encoding class I SAM-dependent methyltransferase, translated to MSETTRPPTVSAADWDERYRSGELPWDTQRPSPELMRVLDEGFVAPGRALELGCGTGTNAIYLAERRFQVTALDLSAIAIDRARQRAQAAAVRVDFFVDDVAAAPMVPPFDFVFDRGCYHCVRRVNLAGYMASVERLTRPGTKYLLLAGNANEDGEGPPRVHDHEIRAELGMLFDIQWIRSFRFEDPEGAERYLGWSVGMVRREA
- a CDS encoding ABC transporter ATP-binding protein, which gives rise to MIEVRHLRKQYDNKVAIANLNLSIPAGEVYGLIGPNGAGKTTLIRILATLLEPTYGQVTIAGIDVLERPLDVHPLIGYMSDFFSLYDDMLVWEYLDHFAGCYRIERARRKQLIADVLELVSLEVRRDDKIKALSRGMRQRLCFAKTLLHQPQVLLLDEPASGLDPAGRIEFREILKKLHEMGRTVLISSHILTEMADFCTSIGIFEQGQLLASGRVDDILRQLESRMRLVIEVADGQAVRLATLLENEPAVEGIEAADGQVICGWGATRDELPGLHRRVVEQGIPIVSFRIERDDLEDIYMRISRHKTS